The DNA region AATGTGTTAGGATAAAAGAAGAGCCATAGGATGGCAGCGAACAATTTTAGAATATTTTGTTTGCTACAGTTAGCAAGGACTGCCAAATCAAAGGCAACCAAAGCCAAAAACATATTCCAAATTAAATTTGGTCTTTGCAGATTATAACGAATCATACCTGCCGATAAGACTAGGAAAAAGAAGTGGATGAAAAGATTCTTTTTTGTGAACATTGGTTACCTTCTTTCTTTTTTATTGAGTGTCTAGTATAGCATATTTTGACGGAATGTAGTACTTGTAAGCATTTTGTGATTTTATTAAAATGTGATAGAATAGGACAATGGAAATAGAAGGTTTCACTAGTCGAGAAAGAAATTCAGGAGTCCTGAGCTAGTCAGGTCTATCGTCGTGCGACGAGGCTATTGATGGGACACAAGAAAATCTATACACCGATAGGTAGCTATTTTGAAAGGAAGATAAATACATGACAAAAAGACCATTTTACATTACAACGCCGATTTACTATCCATCCGGCAAGCTCCACATTGGCTCTGCCTACACGACTATTGCCTGTGATGTTTTAGCTCGTTATAAGCGCTTGATGGGTCATGCAGTCTTCTACTTGACCGGTCTTGATGAGCATGGTCAAAAAATAGAAACCAAGGCTGCTGAGGCCGGTTTGAGTCCGCAGTCTTATGTTGATGGCATGGCAGAGGGTGTTAAGGAACTTTGGAAGCTCCTTGATATTTCCTATGACAAATTTATCCGTACAACAGATGATTACCATGAAAAAGTTGTTGCAGACGTTTTTGAGCGATTGCTGGCACAAGATGATATTTACTTGGGTGAGTACTCAGGCTGGTATTCTGTATCAGACGAAGAATTTTTCACTGAAAGCCAATTAGCAGAGGTCTTTCGAGATGAATCCGGCAAGGTAACAGGTGGTATTGCTCCGAGCGGCCATGAGGTAGCCTGGGTATCAGAAGAGTCTTACTTCCTCCGCCTTAGCAAGTATCAAGATAAGCTAGTAGAGTTCTTTGAGAAGCATCCAGACTTTATCCAGCCTGATGGTCGTCTCAATGAAATCATGAAGAACTTTATCGAGCCAGGTCTGGAAGATTTGGCTGTTTCCCGAACGACCTTCAGTTGGGGAGTGCCAGTGCTGAGCGACCCTAAGCATGTAGTCTATGTTTGGATTGATGCCCTGCTCAACTATGCGACTGCCCTTGGCTATGGTCAGGACGACCACGCCAACTACGATAAGTTCTGGAATGGTACGGTCTTCCATATGGTTGGTAAGGATATTCTCCGTTTCCACTCTATCTACTGGCCAGTCCTCCTGATGATGTTGGATATGAAGTTACCCGATCGTTTGATTGCTCACGGTTGGTTCGTCATGAAAGATGGCAAGATGTCTAAGTCCAAAGGCAATGTGGTTTATCCAGAAATGTTGGTTGAGCGCTTTGGTCTTGACCCCCTCCGCTACTACCTCATGCGCAGTTTACCTGTCGGATCTGACGGGACTTTCACGCCTGAGGACTATGTTGGTCGAATCAATTATGAACTAGCAAATGACCTCGGCAATCTCCTCAATCGTACGGTTGCCATGATTAACAAGTACTTCGGTGGTAGCCTGCCTAACTTCAAGGCTGGTGTAACAGCTTTTGATGCTGATTTGGAAGAAATGGCAGAGCAGTCTATCCAAGACTATCATAAACACATGGAATCTGTTGATTATCCACGTGCCCTTGAGACAGTTTGGAATTTGATTGCCCGCACCAACAAGTACATTGATGAAACAGCCCCTTGGATCCTAGCTAAAGAAGACGGCGATAAGGAACAACTGGCTAGTGTCATGGCACATTTGGCGGCAAGTCTTCGTGTGGTGGCGCACCTCATTCAACCATTTATGATGGCGACGTCACATGCAATCATGGAACAACTAGGCATGGGTAATGTGACCTCGCTTGAAACTCTTAAATTTGCTGATCTTCCAAATGACTTGACAGTGATTGCCAAGGGGACTCCTATCTTTCCACGTCTTGATATGGAAGAAGAAATCGCCTATATCAAAGCTCAAATGGGTGGAAGCTCTGCTATTTCCCAAGAGGAGAAAAAAGACTGGGATCCAGCTAGCGTGGAACTCAAAAATCAGAAAGAAACGATCCAATTTGAAGACTTTGACAAGGTAGAAATCCGCGTAGCAGAGGTCAAAGAAGTTTCAAAAGTTAAGGGCTCAGATAAATTGCTTAAATTCCGCCTAGATGCTGGTGACGGTGAAGATCGCCAAATCCTGTCTGGTATTGCCAAATATTATCCAAATGAGCAAGAATTGGTCGGTAAAAAAGTTCAAATCGTAGCTAACCTAAAGCCGCGCAAGATGATGGGCTTGCTCAGTCAAGGGATGATCCTTTCAGCAGAGTACAATGATCATTTAACCCTTTTGACAGTGGATTCATCTGTACCAAATGGCAGTCAAATTGGATAAACTATGGAACACTCAGATTAACTGGGTGTTTTTTTACGAACTAATAGAGAAAGGAGGTCGTCTTATGCTTGTTGCTATCAATGAAAACGGCTTGTTGTTTAATCTTTTAGAAAATCCTGCGCCGCAAGGCTCATTCAACTGTCCAGGCTGTGGTGGTCCTGTACGATATAAATCCGGAAAAGTTCTGCGTTCGCACTTTGCTCACGTTACCCTGCGGGATTGTCATTACTTCTCCGAGAATGAGTCTGCCCAGCACCTATCGCTCAAGTCTTATCTGTATAACTGGTTGATTGAACACAATAAGGTAGAGCTTGAAAAATGTTTACCAAACTTGGGACAGGTCGCAGATCTATTTGTCAATAATCATCTGGCCCTAGAAGTCCAGTGTTCTAGTCTATCTCTTTCATGTTTGCAAGAACGAACAAGTTCTTATCATAAGTCAGGTTTTCAGGTATTGTGGCTGCTAGGAAAAGACCTCTGGCTTAAAGACAGGCTTTCCAAACTACATAAGCAATTTCTCTCCTTCAGTCTTAATATGGGGTTTTACTTATGGGAATTGGATGATGAAAAGCAGGAATTGCGACTTCATTATCTCATTCATGAAGATCTGCGTGGTAGGGTGCATTCCCTGACCAAGAGATTTGCATTTGGTCAGGGAAACCTGTTAGATATTTTGCGGCTACCTTTCACCAAGCAGAGTCTATCTAGGATGACCTGTCCGATAGACAATCATCTACCTCAATA from Streptococcus ruminantium includes:
- the metG gene encoding methionine--tRNA ligase; protein product: MTKRPFYITTPIYYPSGKLHIGSAYTTIACDVLARYKRLMGHAVFYLTGLDEHGQKIETKAAEAGLSPQSYVDGMAEGVKELWKLLDISYDKFIRTTDDYHEKVVADVFERLLAQDDIYLGEYSGWYSVSDEEFFTESQLAEVFRDESGKVTGGIAPSGHEVAWVSEESYFLRLSKYQDKLVEFFEKHPDFIQPDGRLNEIMKNFIEPGLEDLAVSRTTFSWGVPVLSDPKHVVYVWIDALLNYATALGYGQDDHANYDKFWNGTVFHMVGKDILRFHSIYWPVLLMMLDMKLPDRLIAHGWFVMKDGKMSKSKGNVVYPEMLVERFGLDPLRYYLMRSLPVGSDGTFTPEDYVGRINYELANDLGNLLNRTVAMINKYFGGSLPNFKAGVTAFDADLEEMAEQSIQDYHKHMESVDYPRALETVWNLIARTNKYIDETAPWILAKEDGDKEQLASVMAHLAASLRVVAHLIQPFMMATSHAIMEQLGMGNVTSLETLKFADLPNDLTVIAKGTPIFPRLDMEEEIAYIKAQMGGSSAISQEEKKDWDPASVELKNQKETIQFEDFDKVEIRVAEVKEVSKVKGSDKLLKFRLDAGDGEDRQILSGIAKYYPNEQELVGKKVQIVANLKPRKMMGLLSQGMILSAEYNDHLTLLTVDSSVPNGSQIG
- a CDS encoding competence protein CoiA, which encodes MLVAINENGLLFNLLENPAPQGSFNCPGCGGPVRYKSGKVLRSHFAHVTLRDCHYFSENESAQHLSLKSYLYNWLIEHNKVELEKCLPNLGQVADLFVNNHLALEVQCSSLSLSCLQERTSSYHKSGFQVLWLLGKDLWLKDRLSKLHKQFLSFSLNMGFYLWELDDEKQELRLHYLIHEDLRGRVHSLTKRFAFGQGNLLDILRLPFTKQSLSRMTCPIDNHLPQYIAQQLYYKSPKWLTLQAEAYCQGDNLLTKTALDWYPHIRLPSSAIGFAQIRKNLAPIYQAFDRFYKKTKAQKEQVLYSPAYYCQK